The following proteins come from a genomic window of Rutidosis leptorrhynchoides isolate AG116_Rl617_1_P2 chromosome 10, CSIRO_AGI_Rlap_v1, whole genome shotgun sequence:
- the LOC139872078 gene encoding ruBisCO large subunit-binding protein subunit beta, chloroplastic-like produces the protein MASSVSTISPLPNKSFKIPKVYKFRKCKSLNPITSMAKEIHFNHDGQTTTKLLAGVKKVADVIGVTLGPKGRNVVLQNKYGPPKIVNDGETVLKEIQLEDPLENIGVKLVRQAGAKTNDLAGDGSSTSIILAHGLICEGVKVIGAGMNPIQISRGIQKTADALVLELKLISREVEDHELCDVATISAGNDFEVGSMISQAMKRVGRNGFITIDKGNASENVLEIVEGMQFDRGYLSKYFTDRRTMKAEFQDCKLLLVDKIITNPEEIYGILNIAVNGNFPFVIIAEGIEKEALAPVIRNKLKGILKAAAVKAPAFGDRKSHYLDDIAILTGGTVVRDDAGLTLERVREDMLGKASKVVITKDSTLIVTDGSTQDAVKKRVTQIQRLVENTEGNFEKKILNERIARLSGGIAVIKVGAQTQVELKDKQLRMEDAVNATKAAIEEGVVVGGGCCLLRLSLKINDIKKLMDNEEQKIGADIFKRALEYPARQIAKNAGINGSVVIEKVLCNDDLNYGYNAARNQYEDLMAAGIMDPTKVVRCCIEHAASVAKTFLTSDAVVIDIDGPVVEGMRLPKQTPQPKPKPNPMPTSGIGPMGL, from the exons ATGGCATCATCTGTATCTACAATCTCACCGCTTccaaataaatcttttaaaattccAAAAGTTTATAAATTTAGAAAATGTAAATCACTGAATCCAATCACATCCATGGCTAAAGAAATCCATTTTAATCATGATGGTCAAACCACAACCAAACTTCTG GCAGGGGTGAAGAAAGTAGCTGACGTAATTGGAGTAACTTTAGGCCCAAAAGGTAGGAATGTGGTGCTGCAAAATAAATATGGTCCTCCCAAAATTGTTAATGATGGTGAAACTGTTCTTAAAGAG ATTCAATTAGAGGACCCTCTTGAGAATATAGGTGTGAAATTAGTGAGACAAGCTGGTGCTAAAACAAATGATTTAGCTGGTGACGGTTCGTCCACATCGATTATACTTGCCCATGGTCTCATATGCGAAGGCGTTAAG GTTATTGGAGCAGGCATGAACCCGATACAGATATCGCGAGGGATTCAAAAAACTGCTGACGCCTTAGTTTTAGAACTCAAGTTGATATCTAGAGAG GTTGAAGATCATGAGCTGTGTGATGTTGCCACTATCAGCGCTGGTAATGATTTTGAAGTTGGAAGTATGATTTCTCAAGCTATGAAACGAGTAGGTCGAAACGGTTTTATTACTATTGATAAAGGAAATGCTTCTGAGAATGTTCTAGAAATTGTAGAGGGGATGCAGTTTGATCGTGGTTACTTGTCTAAATATTTTACTGATCGAAGAACTATGAAAGCAGAGTTTCAAGATTGCAAG TTACTATTGGTTGACAAAATTATTACGAATCCGGAGGAGATATATGGAATATTGAATATTGCGGTTAATGGGAATTTTCCATTTGTGATAATAGCGGAGGGTATTGAGAAAGAAGCTTTGGCTCCGGTTATTCGAAATAAACTCAAGGGGATACTTAAGGCAGCAGCTGTTAAAGCTCCCGCCTTCGGTGACCGCAAAAGTCACTATTTAGATGACATCGCTATATTAACCGGAG GGACTGTGGTGAGGGATGATGCGGGATTGACACTCGAAAGGGTCCGAGAGGACATGCTTGGAAAAGCGAGTAAGGTTGTCATAACGAAAGATTCAACGTTAATAGTTACTGATGGAAGCACTCAAGATGCAGTCAAGAAACGGGTCACTCAAATCCAAAGGCTTGTTGAG AACACCGAAGGTAATTTTGAAAAGAAAATTCTTAATGAAAGGATAGCAAGGTTGTCGGGAGGAATTGCGGTTATAAAG GTTGGTGCTCAAACACAAGTTGAACTGAAGGACAAACAATTAAGAATGGAAGATGCTGTAAATGCAACCAAG GCCGCAATTGAGGAAGGAGTTGTCGTTGGTGGTGGCTGTTGTCTATTGAGGCTATCATTGAAGATAAACGATATCAAAAAACTTATGGATAATGAAGAGCAGAAG ATAGGAGCAGACATATTTAAAAGAGCTTTGGAATATCCAGCAAGGCAAATAGCCAAAAATGCCGGCATTAATGGTAGCGTTGTTATAGAAAAG GTTTTGTGTAATGATGACTTGAACTATGGCTACAATGCTGCAAGGAATCAATATGAGGACCTAATGGCTGCTGGTATTATGGACCCCACAAAGGTAGTTAGATGTTGTATCGAGCACGCAGCATCGGTTGCAAAGACGTTCTTGACCTCCGATGCCGTTGTGATCGACATCGATGGACCAGTTGTTGAAGGAATGAGGCTACCAAAGCAAACGCCGCAGCCAAAACCAAAGCCAAATCCAATGCCAACTTCTG GAATTGGTCCCATGGGTTTGTAA
- the LOC139870406 gene encoding uncharacterized protein has product MNGSFHLRAKNLSLLSKWWWRYKLEPNALWRKVIHSLYGEDGGLGLNSDERRFSPTWKQINKCGLEIDKMGIPFTASISRKVGNGNELLFWFDKWLPNLNYNLKGLFLRLFTLENTKDATVSERVNNSSCGLEGNWCWSSRIRGRLCSELQELEALLSAATHLSTLLDSWKWDLSTTGKFSVKRLSSLCDHVMLGSNLVPGSLSSCWVPSIPKKVNIFIWKICMNRILTLHNLEFRGVALLTVGCPLCDRVDEDVEHLFSNCSLSNPIWRGFISWWGITSPLPSGILNIINSPCFKLGYDDLNKLCLAA; this is encoded by the coding sequence atgaacgggtcctttcacttaagGGCTAAAAACTTGAGCCTTTTAAGCAAATGGTGGTGGAGATATAAACTCGAACCGAACGCCTTATGGCGTAAAGTGATACATTCATTATATGGGGAAGACGGTGGTTTAGGTTTGAACAGTGATGAGCGTAGATTCTCGCCTACTTGGAAGCAAATCAATAAATGTGGCCTGGAGATAGATAAGATGGGGATCCCATTCACAGCTTCGATTTCAAGGAAGGTGGGCAATGGGAACGAATTGCTATTTTGGTTTGATAAATGGCTTCCAAATTTGAATTATAATTTGAAAGGTCTATTCCTGAGACTTTTTACTTTGGAAAATACTAAAGATGCCACTGTGTCTGAGCGTGTTAATAACTCGAGCTGCGGTCTAGAAGGGAATTGGTGTTGGTCATCGAGAATCAGAGGTAGATTGTGCTCGGAACTTCAGGAGCTAGAAGCTTTGCTTTCTGCTGCCACTCACTTGTCTACTCTTCTTGATAGTTGGAAATGGGACCTCAGTACAACAGGTAAGTTTTCGGTAAAAAGACTTTCTTCGTTGTGTGATCATGTCATGCTCGGATCTAACCTGGTACCTGGGTCGTTATCGAGCTGCTGGGTCCCTAGTATCCCTAAAaaagtaaatatttttatttggaaGATATGCATGAATCGAATTCTAACTCTACACAATTTGGAGTTTAGGGGTGTGGCGCTATTAACCGTTGGTTGCCCATTATGTGATAGAGTTGATGAAGATGTAGAACATTTATTTTCTAATTGCTCTCTTTCGAATCCTATTTGGCGGGGCTTCATCAGCTGGTGGGGGATCACGAGCCCTTTACCTTCGGGTATTTTGAATATTATCAACTCCCCTTGTTTCAAATTGGGATATGATGATTTGAACAAGCTATGTCTTGCGGCCTGA